The Candidatus Gracilibacteria bacterium DNA window ATAAAATCTCATTAAATTTTTTTTACAAATATATTGTTTTAGCTTTAAAATAATATGTTTGTTAAACTTTTTTATGATTTTTTTGCTTTGTTTATAAAAAAAATATAATTTTACATATTAAGAAAAAGTGCAATTGGTTTGGGAAATGTGTAAGTCATATAAAAAAATTTAAAATTATTAAACGATTAAAAACGATTTTTATATTGATAATAAGCAAGTTACAAATATATTATTAATTGCAGATAAAGACGAAATAAACGCAATTGCGTTTAAACAATAGTTAGCAACAACCCAGAGAAAAAGAAACATGCATAAAATTTGGTTTATATGAATAGAATAAAATTAACAAGGCTCCTATTTGTTATCTTTTTTATTGTTCCATTTAATTCAACGACTGTCTTGTCCTGAAATAAGTTTACAGTAAATTTGTTGACAAATGGACAGACAAAACATCATACTTTGACAATTTAGTACTTTGGAAAACTGGCTGTTATTGACTGAAAGAAAAAATGAATTTGCCGACACTCAATCCGACCCTTGTTTTTAAAATTTACCCCACCGCACTTTTTTTAATACAATTTTATTGCCTACTCACATTGGCACATTGTCTTTTGCCCAGACACACGAAGCCAACCCTTCTGCAAAAGCCAAAGAGCCAATCTTACCAACGCTTTGAATAATGTTGATAATTTTTTGAAAAATATTTTTATTGTTTGGATATTATTAATTAAAAATGTCTATTTTTGTCAAGACAATATTTTCAAGAATGAAAACAACAGGTGAAATAATAAGAGAAGAAAGAGAAAAAAAAGGAATGTTATTACGACAACTTGCTTCTCAAATGGACATTGACGCTTCAATATTAAGCAAAATAGAAAGAGGAGAAAGAAAGCCAACGAAAGAACAAATTATTAAATTGGCTGAAATTCTGTGTTTAAATAAAAATCAGTTGCTTATTCAGTATCTAAGCGAAAAAATTGCTTATGAAATAGCAGACGAAGACGTAGCTAATCAAACATTGAAAGCAGCAGAAAAAAAAGTCAAATATTTAAAATCTAAAACAAAATAATATGTCTATTGAAGAAATAAACTATGCTTTAGTTGAAGATGTAAGACCACCCATTTACACAGCAATGAAATATTGGGGAAAAAAACCTCATAACATTTGGCGAAAGTATATTGAAAATTATACTCCTGAAAACGGGATTTTTCTTAACCCATTTTCTGGTAGCGGTATAAGTGCATTTGAAGCAATAAAAGCAAATAGAAAAGTAATTGCTTTTGATTTAAACCCATTGACTTCTTTTATTATTGAAATTTTTGCAACTGATTTTGACAAATCAAAATTTGAAAAAGAAGTAAAAAGAATTGCAGCCACATTTAAAACAGACGCTATTTACAATAAATATTTTACAACGCAGTCAAGACATAGCAATGAAACTTCAATTGTTCAAAGTTTGAAATGGGAAGATGAAAATATTTACGAGTTGGGGATTGAAGCAACTGAAAATGAAATTAAAAAACAAAAGGAATTAAAGAAAAAAAAGAAGATACCTAAAGTAATTAAGAGATATACCTCACAGCCTAACAAAGAAGATAACATAAAAGGAATTTCAATGAAAGAAATTGATATCCCTTTTTGGTTTCCCGATAAGCCATTTCACGTTTCACCATCTTTTCCTGCAAACTTCATTAATTGTTTAGGTGGCAATAACTTTACAAATCTTTGGACAAAGAGAAATTTATATGTTCTTTCTAAAATCTTTGATGAAATATTAAAGTGCAATGATGAAAACATTAAAAAACAGTTGCTTTTTGGTTTCATACAGTCGCTTCATTTATGCACAAAAATGAGTGTGCCAAGACGTGAAGATGCAAACAGAGCATTCTCAACAAGCTGGGGACGTTCCGCCTATATATGTTCATCAAGAAAAATGGAAATGAATGCACTACTTGTTTTTCAAGGTAGTTGTTTAGGTAAGCAATCTGTAGAAAGTTGCTTGACATCAGTTCCTAAATATTTGAAAAAGAAACCAAAACTTTTGAATGTTAGTTACAGCGATAAACAAAAAAATAAATTAACTGGCTTTGATATTAAATACGGAGCTGTTGATATAAATACTATTTTAGATTTCGTTTTAGAAAATTATTTGGGCGTTCCCCTATCGGGTCGGGCTTTCCGTTCCAATCTTTTTTCTCACCATAAAAAGCATACCCAGAAAAAAGGATTTACACTTCAATCCTTAACGCAAATTTATTTAAATTAAACTTATTATGTCAAAAAGAAAATCACCAGAACAAATAGCAACAATTAAAAATGCTGTATTAGACAATATAAGAAAACTTGGTTTCACAATTGAAAACAAATCAGAACTAGGTAAATCTATTTATGCTTTAAATGGTAATACAATTATTGATTTGATTTACTCAAGCTTTGATGAAACAAGTAAAAAATACTTTTTTGGAATTGAAGAAGATCAATTTTATAATGCTTATAAAAACAACAGAAATTATTTTCAAGTTTTTATTTGTGAAAACGCAGAACAAGTATTTTTTATTCCTTTATCGTTTATGATAGAGATTATAAAAGATGCTAAAGCAATTGACCATATCACTTTTAAACAATGGAAACCTATTATAAAAAAAAGAAATGGAATTTTTATTCTTCGTTTAAATGGCATTTATGAAATTACTGATTATTTGAATCGTTATGACTATTTACTTTCAGACGAAAATCAAAATATTTCAATCACACCACAAATCGTAAAATTTAATTCTGAAATTGAAGTAAAATCGGAAAACGAAAAATTCAAAGAATTAGCAGAAGATTTCAATTTTGATAAAAAAGATATTCATAATTCAACTATTGCGATGCTTAAAAACCTTGGTGAATGGCTCGGTTATGTAGTTTTAACTGAAAGTAAGCCTCTAAATATTGAGCAATTTCCATATCAAATAGATTGTCTTTGGTACAAAGAAAATGATTTATATTTAGCAATTGAGGTTTGCAATAAAGGAAGCGTTGAAAAAGATAAAGATTCTTTAAAGCAAGCAAAATATTTTGGTGCAAGAAAAGTAATTATTGTTACAGATATTGCAAAGTTGGAAAGAATAAGAAAGCTTTTTATGTATAATGGTGAGATTAAGTCGTGGACTGAAGTTTGGAGTTTCAATAGAGTTTTTAATATGTTTGAAAGTGGTCAAAAATTCTTCAAGGACTTTTCAAAATTTAAAAATTATCAATGGAATGATAATATTGTTGAATACTTATAAATACGATTAACTATGATTTTAGAAGAACTTAAAAATAACGAGATATTAAGGAAAGAGTTTGAAGATTTAATATTTTCAGATAAAAATTTTAATTACGATGCAAATGAATTTGAAGAATGGCTAATTGATTTGGTCATTCCGCATTTGAATGATTAAATAATCTTACTGGAAAAGAATGGTTATTGCTTACTAAAAGTTTTTGGCAAAGTGAAAAATGTGCTGATGACAAAGATGCTTTTGCACATCCAGCACCTTTTTTAATTAAAGACATTATGAAGTTGATTAGTTTTTTCACAAAAAAAGGAATGACAGTTTTAGACCCATTTTGTGGAAGCGGAACAACAATTTTAGCATCAATTTTATTAGAACGAAAAGCTATAGGTATTGACCTTAACAAAGAATACTTAGAATTAACTTTAAACCGATTAAAAAAGAAAAATACATTATTTCCAGATACATTTGAGAACTATAAGTACTTAATAGGTGACTCAAATATTATTATACCTGAAATAGAAAATGTGGACTATATAGTTACTTCTCCACCATACCATAATATTTTAAAAAATAACGGGCAAGGTTTAAGAAAACAAAGCGAAAAAGGCTTTAGGAATGGAGCGAGAATCGGTGTAAAATATTATAGTGAATTTGAAAACGATTTGGGCAATAAAAATACTTATAATGAGTTTTTACAATCGTTGAAAAAAATAATGCATAAATGTTATAGTAAATTGAATGATAAAAA harbors:
- a CDS encoding helix-turn-helix transcriptional regulator, producing MKTTGEIIREEREKKGMLLRQLASQMDIDASILSKIERGERKPTKEQIIKLAEILCLNKNQLLIQYLSEKIAYEIADEDVANQTLKAAEKKVKYLKSKTK
- a CDS encoding site-specific DNA-methyltransferase codes for the protein MSIEEINYALVEDVRPPIYTAMKYWGKKPHNIWRKYIENYTPENGIFLNPFSGSGISAFEAIKANRKVIAFDLNPLTSFIIEIFATDFDKSKFEKEVKRIAATFKTDAIYNKYFTTQSRHSNETSIVQSLKWEDENIYELGIEATENEIKKQKELKKKKKIPKVIKRYTSQPNKEDNIKGISMKEIDIPFWFPDKPFHVSPSFPANFINCLGGNNFTNLWTKRNLYVLSKIFDEILKCNDENIKKQLLFGFIQSLHLCTKMSVPRREDANRAFSTSWGRSAYICSSRKMEMNALLVFQGSCLGKQSVESCLTSVPKYLKKKPKLLNVSYSDKQKNKLTGFDIKYGAVDINTILDFVLENYLGVPLSGRAFRSNLFSHHKKHTQKKGFTLQSLTQIYLN
- a CDS encoding site-specific DNA-methyltransferase, producing MANGFGHSAFEGLNNLTGKEWLLLTKSFWQSEKCADDKDAFAHPAPFLIKDIMKLISFFTKKGMTVLDPFCGSGTTILASILLERKAIGIDLNKEYLELTLNRLKKKNTLFPDTFENYKYLIGDSNIIIPEIENVDYIVTSPPYHNILKNNGQGLRKQSEKGFRNGARIGVKYYSEFENDLGNKNTYNEFLQSLKKIMHKCYSKLNDKKYCTIIISDFTIDKKEICVQGDIVNIMTEIGFEFCGTTVLLQDNKPLYPFGYPYAYKVNHQHQNIINFRKPKAE